The Streptomyces sp. NBC_00224 genome has a window encoding:
- a CDS encoding cytosine permease, producing the protein MPIEQRGVDTIPEAERTSGPRDLVSILLGSNLCLGVIVFGWLPVSFGLGWWASVSAVVAGTLAGTLLTAPLALVSLRTATNLSTSSGAQFGVRGRLVGSVVGLLLSLGYTALTVWIGGDAMTGVLHRLFGLPTGGVSYAVVYALLAAATVIGAVYGYRVLLRLSRILAVVMTALLVLGVAAYAPHFTTGALPDAGGYLLGSFWPTWLLALVAAGLSGPIAFITLLGDYTRYISPTRHTPRRVLHATWLGLTAGLLVPQLFGTFTAYAARAAADYAGPLVAAAPGWYLLPLLLAASAGSVGNAGLMLYSMGLDLDAILPRASRTQATFAVAAVATVCVFAGHYAWDAQAAMTSFVLLLTAIGTPWAVITLIGFARCRGVYDADALQVFNRRSRGGAYWYRGGWNWRAVVSWALGAGAGLLAVSLPQWSGPLLRFTGGVDCSFLLSGVVGGVAYATLTRGRLPHPAPSLNPPGVEVG; encoded by the coding sequence ATGCCGATAGAACAGCGCGGAGTCGACACCATCCCGGAGGCGGAGCGCACCAGCGGTCCGCGTGACCTGGTGTCGATCCTGCTCGGCTCCAACCTCTGTCTTGGCGTGATCGTCTTCGGCTGGCTGCCGGTCTCCTTCGGCCTCGGCTGGTGGGCTTCGGTGAGCGCGGTCGTCGCGGGCACGCTGGCCGGCACGCTGCTGACGGCCCCGCTGGCGCTGGTGTCCCTGCGCACGGCGACGAACCTGTCGACGTCGTCGGGCGCGCAGTTCGGGGTGCGGGGCCGGCTGGTCGGCTCGGTGGTCGGGCTGCTGCTCTCGCTCGGCTACACCGCGCTGACGGTGTGGATCGGCGGCGACGCGATGACGGGCGTCCTGCACCGGCTGTTCGGACTGCCCACGGGCGGTGTCTCGTACGCGGTCGTGTACGCGCTGCTCGCGGCGGCGACGGTGATCGGCGCGGTGTACGGATACCGGGTGCTGCTGCGCCTGTCCCGGATCCTGGCGGTCGTCATGACGGCGCTGCTGGTCCTGGGCGTGGCGGCGTACGCCCCGCACTTCACGACGGGCGCGCTGCCCGACGCGGGCGGCTACCTCCTCGGCTCGTTCTGGCCGACGTGGCTGCTCGCCCTGGTCGCGGCCGGGCTGAGCGGCCCGATCGCCTTCATCACGCTCCTGGGCGACTACACGCGCTACATCTCCCCCACGCGCCACACCCCGCGCCGGGTGCTCCACGCGACCTGGCTCGGCCTGACCGCGGGGCTGCTGGTGCCGCAGCTGTTCGGCACGTTCACGGCGTACGCGGCGCGGGCGGCGGCGGACTACGCGGGCCCGCTGGTCGCGGCGGCCCCCGGCTGGTACCTGCTTCCCCTCCTCCTCGCCGCGTCGGCGGGCTCGGTCGGCAACGCGGGCCTGATGCTCTACTCGATGGGGCTCGACCTCGACGCGATCCTGCCGCGCGCGTCGCGCACCCAGGCGACGTTCGCGGTGGCGGCGGTCGCCACGGTGTGCGTCTTCGCGGGCCACTACGCGTGGGACGCGCAGGCCGCGATGACGTCCTTCGTCCTACTCCTGACGGCGATCGGCACGCCGTGGGCGGTCATCACCCTGATCGGCTTCGCGCGCTGCCGCGGGGTGTACGACGCGGACGCCCTCCAGGTCTTCAACCGCCGTTCGCGGGGCGGGGCGTACTGGTACCGGGGCGGCTGGAATTGGCGGGCCGTGGTTTCGTGGGCCCTGGGCGCGGGGGCGGGCCTGCTGGCGGTGTCCCTGCCCCAGTGGTCGGGCCCGCTGCTCCGCTTCACTGGCGGGGTGGACTGCAGCTTCCTGCTGTCGGGGGTGGTGGGCGGTGTCGCGTACGCGACACTGACCCGGGGGAGGCTCCCCCACCCCGCCCCTTCCCTGAACCCTCCGGGGGTGGAGGTGGGCTGA
- a CDS encoding urease subunit alpha: MSKQTRHSDHCAPGSRHIDPQEYAAVFGPRAGDRIRLGDSGLTVRVESDAQRPGDEFLAGFGKTARDGLHLKAAAVRETCDVVISNVVVIDAVQGIRKVSIGIREGRIHAIGRAGNPDTLDGVDVVVGTGTSIVSGEGLIATAGAVDTHVHLLSPRIMEASLSSGVTTLIGQEFGPVWGVGVNSPWALRNAFAAFDAWPVNIGFLGRGSSSDGAPLVEALAEGGACGFKVHEDMGAHTRALDTALRVAEEHDVQVALHSDGLNECLSVEDTLRVLDGRTIHAFHIEGCGGGHVPNVLKMAGVPNVIGSSTNPTLPFGRDAVAEHYGMIVSVHGLKPDLPGDAAMARDRIRAGTMGAEDVLHDLGAIGITSSDAQGMGRAGETVRRTFAMAGKMKAELGPLEGDGDGDDNARVLRYIAKLTINPALAHGLAHEIGSIEVGKMADLVLWRPAYFGAKPQLVLKSGFPAWGVTGDPNAATETCEPLVLGPLFGAHGATPAELSVAFVARAALDQGGDLMPTRRRRVAVRGTRGIGPADLVFNSRTGAVDVDGRTGLVTLDGDPLRSEPADSVSLNRLYFL; the protein is encoded by the coding sequence ATGAGCAAGCAGACCCGGCACAGCGACCACTGCGCGCCCGGCAGCCGGCACATCGACCCGCAGGAGTACGCGGCGGTCTTCGGGCCCCGCGCGGGTGACCGGATCCGGCTCGGCGACTCGGGTCTGACCGTCCGCGTCGAGTCGGACGCCCAGCGGCCCGGCGACGAGTTCCTCGCCGGGTTCGGCAAGACCGCCCGGGACGGGCTGCACCTGAAGGCCGCCGCCGTCCGCGAGACCTGTGACGTCGTGATCAGCAACGTCGTGGTGATCGACGCCGTGCAGGGCATCCGCAAGGTGTCCATCGGCATCCGCGAGGGCCGTATCCACGCCATCGGGCGGGCCGGGAACCCGGACACCCTCGACGGCGTGGACGTCGTCGTCGGCACCGGGACCAGCATCGTCTCCGGCGAGGGGCTCATCGCCACCGCCGGCGCCGTGGACACCCACGTCCATCTGCTCTCGCCGCGCATCATGGAGGCCTCGCTCTCCTCCGGCGTCACCACCCTCATCGGCCAGGAGTTCGGCCCGGTGTGGGGCGTCGGCGTCAACTCGCCCTGGGCGCTGCGCAACGCCTTCGCCGCCTTCGACGCCTGGCCCGTCAACATCGGCTTCCTGGGCCGGGGTTCGTCCTCCGACGGCGCCCCGCTGGTGGAGGCGCTCGCCGAGGGCGGCGCCTGCGGCTTCAAGGTGCACGAGGACATGGGCGCGCACACCCGCGCCCTGGACACGGCGCTGCGGGTCGCCGAGGAGCACGACGTGCAGGTGGCGCTGCACAGCGACGGCCTGAACGAGTGCCTCTCGGTCGAGGACACCCTGCGCGTCCTCGACGGCCGTACGATCCACGCCTTCCACATCGAGGGCTGCGGCGGCGGCCACGTCCCCAACGTCCTGAAGATGGCGGGCGTGCCCAACGTCATCGGCTCGTCCACCAACCCGACCCTGCCGTTCGGCCGGGACGCGGTCGCCGAGCACTACGGGATGATCGTCTCCGTACACGGCCTCAAGCCGGACCTGCCCGGCGACGCCGCCATGGCGCGCGACCGCATCCGGGCCGGGACGATGGGCGCCGAGGACGTGCTGCACGACCTGGGCGCGATCGGCATCACCTCCTCCGACGCCCAGGGCATGGGCCGCGCGGGCGAGACCGTACGGCGCACCTTCGCCATGGCCGGGAAGATGAAGGCCGAGCTCGGGCCCCTGGAGGGCGACGGGGACGGCGACGACAACGCGCGCGTGCTGCGCTACATCGCCAAGCTGACCATCAACCCGGCCCTCGCCCACGGCCTGGCGCACGAGATCGGCTCCATCGAGGTCGGCAAGATGGCCGACCTCGTGCTGTGGCGGCCCGCCTACTTCGGCGCCAAGCCGCAGCTGGTGCTCAAGTCCGGCTTCCCCGCCTGGGGCGTCACGGGCGACCCCAACGCGGCCACCGAGACCTGCGAACCCCTCGTCCTCGGCCCGCTCTTCGGCGCCCACGGCGCGACCCCCGCCGAGCTCTCCGTCGCCTTCGTGGCCCGCGCCGCCCTCGACCAGGGTGGCGATCTGATGCCCACCCGCCGGCGCCGGGTCGCCGTGCGCGGCACCCGCGGCATCGGCCCCGCCGACCTGGTGTTCAACTCCCGCACCGGAGCCGTGGACGTGGACGGCCGCACCGGTCTGGTCACCCTCGACGGCGACCCGTTGCGCTCCGAGCCCGCCGACTCCGTCTCCCTCAACCGCCTCTACTTCCTGTAA
- a CDS encoding branched-chain amino acid aminotransferase, translating into MTTPTIELKPSANPLSDAERDAILESPGFGRHFTDHMVTAKWTEGRGWHDAELTPYAPLSMDPANMTLHYAQTIFEGLKAYRQPDGTVATFRPEANAERFRSSARRMAMPEVPTELFIAACDALIQQDRGWVPSSGEASLYLRPFMIASEVGLGVRPANEYLFIVIASPAGAYFPGGVKPVSVWLSEEYVRAVKGGTGAAKTGGNYAASLVAQAEAAEHGCDQVVWLDAVEHRWIEEMGGMNLYFVYGDRIVTPELTGSLLPGITRDSLLKIARDLGYTAEEGRISTEDWKRDNEAGTLTEVFACGTAAVITPVGSVKSARANWTQGDGEPGSVTMRLRKALLDLQTGRTPDTHGWMHPLG; encoded by the coding sequence ATGACGACGCCCACGATCGAGCTCAAGCCCTCCGCGAACCCGCTGTCCGACGCGGAGCGTGACGCGATCCTGGAAAGCCCCGGATTCGGCCGCCACTTCACCGACCACATGGTGACGGCCAAGTGGACCGAGGGCCGCGGGTGGCACGACGCGGAGCTCACTCCGTACGCGCCGCTGTCGATGGACCCGGCGAACATGACGCTGCACTACGCGCAGACGATCTTCGAGGGTCTGAAGGCCTACCGTCAGCCCGACGGCACGGTGGCGACCTTCCGCCCCGAGGCCAACGCGGAGCGCTTCCGCTCCTCGGCCCGCCGCATGGCGATGCCCGAGGTGCCGACCGAGCTGTTCATCGCCGCCTGCGACGCGCTGATCCAGCAGGACAGGGGCTGGGTCCCCTCCTCCGGCGAGGCCTCCCTCTACCTGCGCCCGTTCATGATCGCGAGCGAGGTCGGGCTCGGTGTGCGCCCCGCCAACGAGTACCTCTTCATCGTGATCGCGTCCCCCGCCGGGGCCTACTTCCCGGGCGGCGTGAAGCCGGTCTCGGTCTGGCTCTCCGAGGAGTACGTGCGCGCGGTCAAGGGCGGTACGGGCGCGGCCAAGACCGGCGGCAACTACGCCGCGTCCCTGGTCGCCCAGGCCGAGGCGGCCGAGCACGGCTGCGACCAGGTGGTCTGGCTGGACGCGGTGGAGCACCGGTGGATCGAGGAGATGGGCGGGATGAACCTGTACTTCGTGTACGGGGACCGCATCGTGACCCCCGAGCTGACGGGCTCGCTGCTGCCGGGCATCACCCGTGACTCCCTTCTGAAGATCGCCCGGGACCTCGGCTACACGGCGGAGGAGGGGCGGATCTCCACGGAGGACTGGAAGCGGGACAACGAGGCGGGCACGCTGACCGAGGTGTTCGCCTGCGGCACGGCGGCGGTGATCACGCCGGTGGGGTCGGTGAAGTCCGCTCGGGCGAACTGGACGCAGGGGGATGGGGAGCCGGGGTCTGTGACGATGCGCCTGCGCAAGGCGCTCCTCGACCTCCAGACTGGCCGCACCCCGGACACGCACGGCTGGATGCACCCCCTGGGCTGA
- a CDS encoding TetR/AcrR family transcriptional regulator, whose amino-acid sequence MAGPARARKNAPPREEVLAAAMATIADRGLDGLTMAGLGREVGMSSGHLLYYFRSKDELLLETLEWSEGRLGGERRALLSRPGTVRERLDAYVDLYVPDGPRDPHWILWLEVWNRSQSAATDAGARARQAAIEGAWHRDLVAIIAEGVSRGEFRPVDADRFAARLRALLDGFSVHVAVGIPGTGRPQVLDHVREFVDESLARPLTGR is encoded by the coding sequence ATGGCCGGTCCGGCCCGCGCGCGGAAGAACGCGCCGCCGCGCGAGGAGGTGCTGGCCGCCGCCATGGCCACGATCGCGGACCGCGGTCTGGACGGTCTGACCATGGCCGGGCTCGGCCGCGAGGTCGGTATGTCCAGCGGCCACCTCCTCTACTACTTCCGCAGCAAGGACGAGCTGCTGCTCGAAACCCTGGAGTGGAGCGAGGGCCGGCTCGGCGGCGAGCGCCGGGCCCTCCTCTCCCGGCCGGGCACGGTCCGCGAACGCCTCGACGCCTACGTCGACCTGTACGTGCCCGACGGCCCCCGCGATCCGCACTGGATCCTGTGGCTGGAGGTCTGGAACCGCTCGCAGAGTGCTGCCACCGACGCCGGCGCCCGCGCCCGCCAGGCCGCCATCGAGGGCGCCTGGCACCGCGACCTGGTCGCGATCATCGCGGAGGGCGTCTCGCGCGGCGAGTTCCGCCCGGTCGACGCCGACCGCTTCGCGGCCCGGCTGCGGGCGCTGCTCGACGGCTTCAGCGTGCATGTGGCGGTCGGCATACCCGGTACCGGACGGCCCCAAGTCCTCGACCACGTACGGGAGTTCGTCGACGAGTCGCTCGCGCGACCACTGACGGGCCGTTGA
- a CDS encoding agmatine/peptidylarginine deiminase, whose translation MSAAADGFRMPAEWAPHERTWMAWPGPNVTFPNEAELAESRAAWASVARAVRRFEPVTVVCGPGQSAEAAALLGPDIDLVERELDDAWMRDIGPTFLTDGTELAAVYWTFNGWGAQDWARWEHDAKIGAYVSDLAGARTYTSRLVNEGGAIHVDGEGTVLLTESVQLGPERNPGWTREQVEAEIHGMLGTRKAIWLPRGLTADYPPHGYGTLGHVDIVAAFARPGVVVAHTQPDPAHPDHEVCKENVALLRSQTDARGRGIEVVEIPAPTVLTDDHGWVDYSYINHYLCNGGVVLCGFDDPRDENAAGIFRRLFPERTVTLVDARTIFAGGGGIHCITQQQPRV comes from the coding sequence ATGTCTGCTGCCGCCGACGGCTTCCGCATGCCCGCCGAGTGGGCCCCGCACGAGCGCACCTGGATGGCGTGGCCCGGCCCCAACGTCACCTTCCCCAACGAGGCGGAGCTCGCCGAATCCCGGGCCGCCTGGGCGTCCGTCGCCCGCGCCGTGCGCCGCTTCGAGCCGGTCACCGTCGTCTGCGGCCCCGGTCAGAGCGCTGAGGCGGCCGCTCTGCTCGGCCCGGACATCGACCTCGTGGAGCGCGAGCTCGACGACGCCTGGATGCGCGACATCGGCCCCACCTTCCTGACCGACGGCACCGAACTCGCCGCGGTGTACTGGACGTTCAACGGCTGGGGCGCCCAGGACTGGGCCCGCTGGGAGCACGACGCCAAGATCGGCGCGTACGTCTCGGACCTGGCCGGGGCGCGTACGTACACCTCGCGCCTGGTCAACGAGGGCGGGGCGATCCACGTCGACGGCGAGGGCACCGTCCTGCTCACCGAGTCCGTGCAGCTCGGGCCCGAGCGCAACCCCGGCTGGACCCGCGAGCAGGTCGAGGCGGAGATCCACGGGATGCTCGGCACCCGCAAGGCGATCTGGCTGCCGCGCGGCCTGACCGCCGACTATCCCCCGCACGGCTACGGCACGCTGGGCCACGTCGACATCGTGGCCGCGTTCGCCCGCCCCGGAGTGGTCGTCGCCCACACCCAGCCGGACCCGGCCCACCCCGACCACGAGGTGTGCAAGGAGAACGTGGCGCTGTTGCGGAGCCAGACCGACGCCCGGGGCCGCGGCATCGAGGTCGTGGAGATCCCCGCCCCGACCGTCCTCACCGACGACCACGGCTGGGTCGACTACTCGTATATCAACCACTACCTCTGCAACGGCGGCGTCGTCCTGTGCGGCTTCGACGACCCCAGGGACGAGAACGCGGCGGGCATCTTCCGCCGTCTCTTCCCCGAGCGGACCGTGACCCTCGTCGACGCACGTACGATCTTCGCGGGGGGCGGTGGCATCCACTGCATCACCCAGCAGCAGCCCAGGGTGTGA
- a CDS encoding 3-isopropylmalate dehydrogenase, whose protein sequence is MSRSIDLAVIPGDGIGQEVVAQGLKVLNAVLPADVKLETKEYDLGARRWHRTGETLPDAELEALRTHDAILLGAIGDPSVPSGVLERGLLLKLRFAFDHFINLRPSKLFPNTATPLAGRPDIDFVVVREGTEGPYTGNGGSLRTGTPAEVATEVSVNTAYGVERVVRDAFARAQARPRKKLTLVHKNNVLVFAGHLWKNIFDTVAKEYPDVTTDYLHVDAATIFFVTQPERFDVIVTDNLFGDILTDLAAAVTGGIGLAASGNINPTGAFPSMFEPVHGSAPDIAGQGKADPTATVLSVALLLRHLGYEAEAARIEDAVQADLAARDGSARTTDEIGDALAVRVSG, encoded by the coding sequence ATGTCTCGCAGCATCGATCTCGCAGTGATCCCCGGTGACGGCATCGGCCAGGAAGTGGTGGCCCAGGGCCTCAAGGTCCTCAATGCCGTCCTTCCAGCGGACGTGAAGCTGGAGACCAAGGAGTACGACCTCGGCGCCCGGCGCTGGCACCGCACCGGCGAGACCTTGCCGGACGCGGAGCTCGAAGCGCTCAGGACCCACGACGCGATCCTGCTCGGCGCCATCGGCGACCCGAGCGTCCCGTCCGGCGTCCTGGAGCGCGGTCTGCTGCTGAAGCTGCGCTTCGCCTTCGACCACTTCATCAACCTGCGCCCGTCGAAGCTGTTCCCGAACACCGCGACCCCGCTGGCGGGTCGCCCCGACATCGACTTCGTGGTGGTCCGCGAGGGCACCGAGGGCCCCTACACGGGCAACGGCGGCTCGCTGCGCACCGGCACTCCGGCCGAGGTCGCCACCGAGGTCAGCGTGAACACGGCGTACGGCGTGGAGCGCGTGGTGCGCGACGCGTTCGCCCGCGCCCAGGCGCGGCCGCGCAAGAAGCTGACCCTGGTCCACAAGAACAACGTGCTGGTCTTCGCCGGCCACCTGTGGAAGAACATCTTCGACACGGTGGCGAAGGAGTACCCGGACGTCACCACCGACTATCTGCACGTCGACGCCGCGACGATCTTCTTCGTCACCCAGCCCGAGCGGTTCGACGTGATCGTCACCGACAACCTCTTCGGCGACATCCTCACCGACCTCGCCGCGGCCGTGACCGGCGGCATCGGTCTGGCCGCGTCCGGCAACATCAACCCGACCGGCGCGTTCCCCTCGATGTTCGAGCCGGTCCACGGCTCCGCGCCGGACATCGCGGGCCAGGGCAAGGCCGACCCGACCGCCACGGTCCTCTCCGTCGCGCTGCTCCTGCGCCACCTCGGTTACGAGGCCGAGGCGGCTCGGATCGAGGACGCCGTCCAGGCCGACCTGGCCGCACGGGACGGCTCCGCCCGTACCACCGACGAGATCGGCGACGCGCTCGCCGTACGCGTATCGGGCTGA
- a CDS encoding LysR family transcriptional regulator — protein MPNDLAPRELRVLAAVEQERSFSGAAVALGMTQSAVSHSVRSSEAKIGAVLFERGRSGATPTPAGARAAAYARRVLRMLDALAAEARGAAPDPAQDTVAGPLRIAAFRSAALHLLPPALERLTARHPGITPQVRLVRELGAGTAGEVAAGRADLGIATIGTGSPVPPGLVGGVLLEEGYALVHPSGHSAPRSLPLVDWMENCSSYTRQWWAEQDWIPAATVQAEDDGAVLSMVSSGFGMAIMPELSLTGAPHTVEITDLGSERPTRSVGYVTTPELAGTVAVRALIRELRALRR, from the coding sequence ATGCCGAACGACCTCGCCCCGCGTGAACTGCGTGTGCTCGCCGCCGTCGAGCAGGAGCGCAGCTTCTCCGGGGCCGCCGTGGCGCTCGGGATGACCCAGTCGGCCGTGTCGCACTCGGTGCGGTCCAGCGAGGCCAAGATCGGCGCGGTGCTCTTCGAGCGGGGCCGTAGCGGCGCGACCCCGACGCCCGCCGGTGCCCGCGCCGCAGCGTACGCCCGCCGGGTGCTGCGGATGCTCGACGCGCTGGCGGCCGAGGCGCGTGGCGCGGCCCCGGACCCGGCCCAAGACACCGTGGCGGGACCGCTGCGGATCGCCGCCTTCCGCAGCGCCGCACTGCATCTGCTGCCGCCCGCCCTGGAACGGCTCACCGCCCGCCACCCCGGGATCACCCCGCAGGTCCGGCTGGTGCGGGAGCTGGGGGCCGGGACGGCGGGGGAGGTGGCGGCGGGCCGCGCGGACCTCGGCATCGCGACGATCGGGACGGGCTCGCCGGTGCCGCCGGGGCTGGTGGGTGGCGTCCTTCTGGAGGAGGGGTACGCGCTGGTCCACCCCTCGGGGCATTCGGCGCCGCGCTCGCTGCCGCTGGTCGACTGGATGGAGAACTGCTCCTCGTACACCCGTCAGTGGTGGGCCGAGCAGGACTGGATCCCGGCGGCCACGGTGCAGGCCGAGGACGACGGAGCAGTGCTCTCGATGGTGAGCAGTGGTTTCGGTATGGCGATCATGCCGGAGCTGTCGCTGACCGGAGCGCCGCACACGGTCGAGATCACTGATCTCGGTTCGGAGCGCCCGACGCGGTCCGTGGGCTATGTGACGACGCCGGAGCTCGCGGGGACGGTCGCGGTTCGCGCCCTCATCCGCGAGCTGCGTGCGCTGCGCCGCTGA
- the ureA gene encoding urease subunit gamma, which translates to MRLTPTERDRLLLFGAAELARARRARGLRLNVPEATALIADTVCEAARDGRRLAEAIEAARAVLGPDDVLPGVADVVTEVHVEAVFDDGSRLAVVPAPIRGAAGLGEDAPGAVLPGPEAPDPEPAVRLTVRNTAAVPVSVTSHFHFFEANPRLDFDRAAAYGMRLCVPAGSSVRFDPGGEGEVGLVPIGGARIAIGFAGLVDGPLDAPGAKEEALRRAAACGYLGTGAAPGPAHPEGTPA; encoded by the coding sequence GTGCGACTGACCCCCACGGAACGCGACCGGCTGCTGCTCTTCGGCGCCGCCGAGCTCGCTCGGGCCCGCCGGGCCCGCGGGCTGAGACTGAACGTGCCCGAGGCGACCGCGCTGATCGCGGACACCGTCTGCGAGGCGGCCCGGGACGGGCGCCGGCTCGCCGAGGCGATCGAGGCGGCCCGCGCGGTGCTCGGCCCCGACGACGTCCTGCCGGGCGTCGCGGACGTGGTCACCGAGGTGCACGTCGAGGCCGTCTTCGACGACGGCTCGCGGCTCGCGGTGGTCCCGGCGCCCATCCGGGGCGCCGCCGGGCTCGGCGAGGACGCGCCCGGCGCCGTGCTGCCCGGGCCCGAGGCCCCCGATCCGGAGCCCGCCGTCCGGCTCACCGTGCGCAACACGGCGGCCGTCCCGGTCAGCGTGACCTCGCACTTCCACTTCTTCGAGGCCAACCCGCGCCTCGACTTCGACCGCGCGGCCGCGTACGGGATGCGGCTGTGCGTCCCGGCCGGGTCGTCGGTCCGGTTCGACCCGGGCGGCGAGGGCGAGGTCGGGCTCGTACCGATCGGCGGCGCCCGGATCGCCATCGGCTTCGCCGGGCTCGTCGACGGGCCCCTCGACGCACCCGGAGCCAAGGAGGAGGCCCTGCGCAGGGCCGCCGCCTGCGGCTATCTGGGCACCGGCGCCGCCCCCGGACCCGCCCACCCGGAAGGGACCCCCGCATGA
- a CDS encoding MFS transporter — protein MGREQWKKIWVGSAGNMVEWFDWFVYATFAVYFADAFFPKGNETANLMNTMGIFAVGFFMRPVGGWLLGRIGDRRGRKAALTLTVTLMSASAILIAVAPTYGVAGYGGVAVLLVARLLQGLSVGGEYAASATYLTEASDPRRRGFASSFQYVSMTAGQLVGLGLLIVMQRTMSEHALHSWGWRIPFIVGAFGAAIVFYLRRNMLETEVYEESGAARDEDRGTLKALWRHRREAFLVMALTMGGTVAYYTYTTYLTKFLSKSAGMPKPTASLVSFCALFVFMCLQPLAGMLSDRIGRRPLLITFAVGSTFLTVPIMTMLKHAGTFWPAFGLALLALVVVTGYTSINACVKAELFPTGIRALGVALPYAIANALFGGTAEYVALWFKKADMESGFYWYVAGCAAVSLVVYLTMRETRTIDLNRVGPVPPGGGQASRAAGRADGVPAS, from the coding sequence ATGGGACGAGAGCAGTGGAAGAAGATCTGGGTCGGCTCGGCAGGGAACATGGTCGAGTGGTTCGACTGGTTCGTGTACGCCACCTTCGCGGTGTACTTCGCGGACGCGTTCTTCCCGAAGGGGAACGAGACCGCGAACCTCATGAACACGATGGGGATCTTCGCCGTCGGCTTCTTCATGCGGCCGGTGGGCGGCTGGCTGCTCGGCCGCATCGGCGACCGGCGCGGCCGCAAGGCGGCGCTGACCCTGACCGTCACCCTGATGTCCGCCTCGGCGATCCTGATCGCGGTGGCGCCGACGTACGGGGTGGCCGGGTACGGGGGAGTGGCGGTCCTCCTTGTCGCCCGCCTCCTCCAGGGCCTCTCCGTCGGTGGCGAGTACGCGGCGAGCGCCACCTATCTGACCGAGGCGTCCGACCCCCGCCGCCGGGGCTTCGCCTCCAGCTTCCAGTACGTGTCGATGACCGCGGGCCAGCTCGTCGGGCTCGGCCTGCTGATCGTCATGCAGCGCACGATGTCCGAGCACGCGCTGCACAGCTGGGGCTGGCGGATCCCCTTCATCGTGGGGGCGTTCGGCGCGGCGATCGTCTTCTACCTCCGGCGCAACATGCTGGAGACCGAGGTGTACGAGGAGTCCGGCGCGGCCCGCGACGAGGACCGGGGCACGCTGAAGGCCCTGTGGCGCCACCGCAGGGAGGCTTTCCTGGTCATGGCCCTGACGATGGGCGGCACGGTCGCGTACTACACCTACACCACCTATCTGACGAAGTTCCTCTCCAAGAGCGCGGGCATGCCGAAGCCGACGGCGTCGCTGGTGTCGTTCTGCGCGCTGTTCGTCTTCATGTGCCTGCAGCCGCTGGCGGGCATGCTCTCCGACCGGATCGGCCGCCGTCCGCTGCTGATCACGTTCGCGGTCGGCTCGACGTTCCTGACCGTGCCGATCATGACGATGCTCAAGCACGCGGGCACGTTCTGGCCGGCCTTCGGCCTGGCGCTGCTCGCCCTGGTGGTCGTGACCGGCTACACCTCCATCAACGCGTGCGTGAAGGCGGAGCTGTTCCCGACCGGCATCCGCGCCCTGGGAGTCGCCCTCCCGTACGCCATCGCCAACGCCCTGTTCGGCGGTACGGCGGAATATGTGGCGCTCTGGTTCAAGAAGGCGGACATGGAGTCCGGCTTCTACTGGTACGTGGCGGGCTGCGCGGCGGTGTCGCTGGTGGTGTACCTGACGATGAGGGAGACGCGCACGATCGACCTGAACCGCGTCGGCCCGGTTCCTCCTGGCGGTGGGCAGGCGTCGCGCGCGGCGGGACGGGCGGACGGGGTGCCCGCATCCTGA